The DNA sequence GTTGCCCGGCACCGGGTCGGCCTTGGGGGCGGCGACGAACTGCTTGGGGTCGACGCAGGAGATCGGGGCGGACTTGCCCACACCGCGCGGGTCGAAGCCGACGAAGTCGTAGGCCTTGGCGACCTTGGTGTAGATGGGGTTCTTCGTCGTGACCTTGCGCGGGAACTTCAGGCCGGAACCGCCCGGGCCGCCCGGGTTGTAGACCAGCGAGCCCTGGCGCTCCTTGGCGGTGCCGGTGGAGTGGACGCGGTCCACGGCGATCTTGATCGTCGGGCCGTTCGGCTTGGCGTAGTCGACCGGGACGGTCACCCAACCGCACTGGATGGGCTTCTCCAGGCCCCAGGTGGCGGGACAGTCCTGCCACTTGATGCCCGTCTTCGCCGCCTTCGCGGCGGCGGCCTGCACGCCCTTGGCCTCGGCGGCGCCGCCGGGCACGCGCTCGGTGGCACTGGCCGACGGAGCGGCCAGGAAGCCCGCGACGAGGGCGCCGGTCATCACGGTGCCGGTGGCCGCGCCGAGTATCGCTTTAGGTCTCACGTGGGAATCCCCCTGCTGGGAACGCCGTCCTCGGATCGGGACGGCGATGATCACAGAGCTGCACCAGGGATGATTCCGTCTCCCGTACCAAGATGGACAGGTTGTTCGGGTGAATCTTTACTAATCCGTAAGGATGACGTCATGCCGGATGCCTCCTGAGGCGTCCCGCGTCACCCTCGTCCGTCAGTGCCCTTTCCGCCGTGCGCAGGAGCGCGCGCAACCGGAGGGCGTCCGACGCCACGGCGCTCACCACGACGGCAGGGCCGGCGAGCGGCATGGCGGCGGCCACGGCCCCTTCGCCCGGCGGCAGGGCCGGTGCCGGCGGGGTGTCGCCGAAGTCCGGATCGACGACGAGGAGCTGCCCCACGGCCCGGTGGCCGCCGAGCACCGCGCCGCCTTCCCAGCCGGGCGCGCCCGGCCCGTAGGCCAGCTCCTGGTCGAGGAGCGGGCGGCCGGCGCGGCGGACGGTCAGCCGGGCGGTGAGCCGCCCGGGCCGCTCCCCCGTCCGGCCGAGGACCTGCTCCTCCCGGAGCACCAGCCGGGCCGTGGGGGCGAGTTCGACGCGGGTGGTCGTCCGCAGGTCGCTGCCCGCGGCGGAGATCAGCGGCTCGGGCAGCCAGTGCAGCGTCGCACCGTCCCCGACCGTGATCCGGATGTCGTACGCGGCCGGGGCGCCCGTCCGGCCGGGCAGGGCGAGGGTGGCGGCCGTGGTGGTGAAGCGGAGCGCTGCGCCCGGCTCGACGGTCGCGGTCAGCGTCAGCCGGTCGCCGCCGAGCGGCGCGCTCATCGCGCCGACCAGCGCGACGTGCGCCACCGGCCCGCGGTGTCCGGTCCTGCGGAGCGCGAACGGCGCCTCGCCGGCCAGGACGGGGAGCGCCGTGCTGCCGCGGCCGTCCGGGGCCGCGACGAGGCGGGCGGCGGCCCGGACGGCGGCCGCCGGCGGCCGCGGCCCGGCGATCGGGGCGGTGGTCATGCCCGGCGCCACGCGGCGAGCCGCTCGCGCACCCAGTCCCGTACCGGCGCGACGCCGCCCTCGGCGGCGAGCGACGTGAACGCCACCGGCAGGTCCCCGCGTTGGGCCTTGGCGTCGCGCGCCATGCCGTCCAAGTCGACGCCGACGTACGGCGCGAGGTCCGTCTTGTTGACGACGAGCAGGTCCGCGCCGGTGATGCCCGGGCCGCCCTTGCGCGGGATGTCGTCGCCGCCCGCCACGTCGATCACGAAGATCTGGGCGTCGACGAGGCCCTTCGAGAAGGTGGCGGTGAGGTTGTCGCCGCCCGACTCGACCAGGACGAGGTCGAGGGGGCCTTCGATGGTGTCCTCAAGGTCCTCGATGGCTTCGAGGTTGGCCGAGATGTCGTCCCGGATCGCGGTGTGCGGGCAGGCGCCCGTCTCCACGGCCGTGATGCGCTCCGGCGGCAGGACGGCGTTGCGGAGGAGGAACTCGGCGTCCTCGCGGGTGTAGATGTCGTTGGTCACGACCGCGATCGAGAGTTCGTCGCGGAGGGCTCGGCAGAGGGCGGCCACGGTGGCCGTTTTGCCGGTGCCTACGGGGCCGCCGAGGCCGATGCGGAGCGCTCGGCGCTGGCCGTTCGCGCGGAGGGCTGGGGTGGCTGAGTGGGTGTGGCGGTGGGGGTAGGGGGTGGTGGAGTGGTCGAGGTGCATTGTCGGGTCTCCCTTGGGTGGGTAGTTGCGGGCTTTTGGGGTACCCCGGTCCCGCCCTTTCTCCGTTTCCTGCAGGGGCTGCGCCCCTGCACCCCCTCTCAGCCCGTCCGGCGTTTGAGGACGAGCGGCGAAGCCGCGACAAGGGGGGTCTGGGGGCTCGCCCCCAGGAATCGGCGAAGTGGGGGTGCCCCCTCTGGGGGAGGGACCGGGGCACACCCCCCTACGAAGCGAACAGCCGCACCGGCCACCCCGCATGCACCTCCGCCATCACATCCAGCAGCGGCGCCGACGCAGCCGGCAGCACGTCCGCCCCCTCCGCGAGAACACGCACCCCCAGAGCCGCGGCCCGCCCCGCCACCGCGTCCAGCTCCGGCGCCAGCCGCGCCAGCACCCCCGTAGCGTCGAACGGATCGAGACCGAGGAGCCGTACGACAGCCGTGGCGGGCCCGCCGATCGCCTCGTACCCGGCCGCGTACGCGGCGGCCCCCGCCCCCAGCCCCGCCGCGCGGGCGGTGAGGCCGAGGACGACGGGCTGGTGGGCGCCGCGCGGCCGGGCCGCGGCGAGGGTGTCGAGGGCGGGTGAGGGCCAGGCCGCCCGCGCGGCGCGCATCAACTGGCGGCCGAGGCGGCGGGCGGTGGCGCGCAGGGCCGGGGACGGTGTCCGCGCGTCGGCGGCCTCGTCGAGGAGGAGCGGGTCCGCGCCGGCGGCGGCCGCCGCGGCGAGCGCGGCGGCGGTCAGCCCGGCGGTGTGCAGCCGGCCGCGGCAGAACTCCTCCAGGTCGGCCGCGTCCCGGATGCGGCCCGCGGCGACGGCCGCCTCCGCGCCGCCGGAGTGCGCGTGGCCGCCGGCGGGGAACCGCCCGTCGGCGAGGACGAGCAGCGGGCCGAGAGCGGTGGTGTCGACGCCCGTCATCAGAAGAGGAAGTAGCGCTGGGCCATGGGGAGTTCCATCACCGGGCTCGGTTCCACCGGATCGCCGTCGACGGTGACGGTGAAGGTGTCCGGGTCGACCTCGACGCGCGGCCGGGCGTCGTTCTCGCGCATGTCGGCCTTGGTGACGCCCCGGGTGTCGCGGATGGGGAGGAAGCGCTTGCCGAGCCCGAGGCGTTCGGGAAGGCCGTCGTCGAGGGCCCACTGGGTGACGAAGTTGAGGGAGGTGGCGGCGGGGGCGCGGCCCACCGCCCCGAACATCGGACGCGGCAGCACGGGTTGGGGGGTGGGAATGGAGGCGTTGGCGTCGCCCATCTGCGCCCAGGCGATCTGCCCGCCCTTGAGCACGAGCAACGGCCGGACGCCGAAGAAGGCCGGTTCCCACAGCACCAGATCGGCGAGTTTCCCCTCCTCTACCGACCCGATCTCGTGGTCGAGCCCCTGGGCCACGGCCGGGTTGATCGTGTACTTGGCGACGTAGCGGCGGGCGCGCCGGTTGTCGGCCGGGCCGTCGCCGGGCAGCGGGCCGCGCCGGGCCTTCATCACATGCGCCGTCTGCCAGGTGCGCAGCACGGTCTCCCCGATGCGGCCCATGGCCT is a window from the Streptomyces mobaraensis genome containing:
- a CDS encoding urease accessory protein UreF, whose amino-acid sequence is MTGVDTTALGPLLVLADGRFPAGGHAHSGGAEAAVAAGRIRDAADLEEFCRGRLHTAGLTAAALAAAAAAGADPLLLDEAADARTPSPALRATARRLGRQLMRAARAAWPSPALDTLAAARPRGAHQPVVLGLTARAAGLGAGAAAYAAGYEAIGGPATAVVRLLGLDPFDATGVLARLAPELDAVAGRAAALGVRVLAEGADVLPAASAPLLDVMAEVHAGWPVRLFAS
- a CDS encoding urease accessory protein UreD → MTTAPIAGPRPPAAAVRAAARLVAAPDGRGSTALPVLAGEAPFALRRTGHRGPVAHVALVGAMSAPLGGDRLTLTATVEPGAALRFTTTAATLALPGRTGAPAAYDIRITVGDGATLHWLPEPLISAAGSDLRTTTRVELAPTARLVLREEQVLGRTGERPGRLTARLTVRRAGRPLLDQELAYGPGAPGWEGGAVLGGHRAVGQLLVVDPDFGDTPPAPALPPGEGAVAAAMPLAGPAVVVSAVASDALRLRALLRTAERALTDEGDAGRLRRHPA
- the ureG gene encoding urease accessory protein UreG; this translates as MHLDHSTTPYPHRHTHSATPALRANGQRRALRIGLGGPVGTGKTATVAALCRALRDELSIAVVTNDIYTREDAEFLLRNAVLPPERITAVETGACPHTAIRDDISANLEAIEDLEDTIEGPLDLVLVESGGDNLTATFSKGLVDAQIFVIDVAGGDDIPRKGGPGITGADLLVVNKTDLAPYVGVDLDGMARDAKAQRGDLPVAFTSLAAEGGVAPVRDWVRERLAAWRRA